The following are encoded in a window of Mustela nigripes isolate SB6536 chromosome 1, MUSNIG.SB6536, whole genome shotgun sequence genomic DNA:
- the LOC132018278 gene encoding olfactory receptor 9I1-like, protein MADNGTVVTEFILLGFQLPTGLQMGLFFGFLVLYVITMVGNLGMIILIQRDSRLQTPMYFFLCHLSFLDVCYSSVIVPQSLETLGTDKTAITYERCATQFFFFTLCASTECFLLAVMAYDRYVAVCNPLLYATAMTPQTCLGLVAAAYAGAMVNAVIRTGCTFSISFCKSNHVDFFFCDLPPLLKLACSDTTSRERVIYLLAFLVITTSISVILISYFFIIQAILKIHTAGGKAKTFSTCASHMTAVALFFGTLIFIYLKGNMGKSLGEDKIVSVFYTVVIPMLNPMIYSLRNKEVKEALKKVLNGMKFSQVD, encoded by the coding sequence ATGGCGGACAATGGAACTGTGGTGACAGAATTCATTCTGCTGGGGTTCCAGCTGCCGACAGGGCTGCAGATGGGCCTCTTCTTCGGCTTTCTGGTCCTCTATGTCATTACCATGGTGGGCAACCTGGGCATGATCATATTGATTCAGAGAGACTCTCGTCTCCAaacccccatgtacttcttcctctgtCATCTTTCCTTCCTGGATGTTTGCTACTCTTCTGTCATCGTCCCTCAGTCTCTTGAGACCTTGGGTACTGATAAGACAGCCATCACCTATGAGCGCTGTGCCACTCAGTTCTTCTTCTTTACCCTCTGTGCTAGCACTGAATGTTTCCTTTTGgctgtgatggcctatgaccgctatgtggctgTGTGTAACCCCCTTCTCTATGCCACTGCCATGACACCACAGACCTGCCTGGGGCTGGTGGCTGCGGCCTATGCTGGAGCCATGGTCAATGCTGTGATCCGCACTGGGTGTACCTTCTCGATTTCCTTCTGTAAATCCAACCATGTGGACTTCTTCTTCTgtgacctcccacccctgctgaaGCTTGCCTGTAGTGACACCACGTCAAGGGAACGAGTCATCTACCTCTTAGCTTTCTTAGTCATTACAACCAGCATTTCAGTGATTCTGATATCCTACTTTTTCATCATTCAAGCTATTCTGAAGATTCATACAGCAGGTGGCAAAGCCAAGACCTTCTCCACCTGTGCTTCTCACATGACCGCAGTGGCTCTTTTCTTTGGGACACTCATATTCATATACCTGAAAGGTAACATGGGCAAATCTCTTGGGGAAGACAAGATTGTGTCAGTATTTTACACTGTGGTCATCCCTATGCTGAACCCAATGATCTACAGTTTGAGAAACAAGGAAGTGAAGGAGGCTCTGAAGAAAGTTCTCAATGGGATGAAGTTTTCCCAAGTAGACTAA
- the LOC132009681 gene encoding olfactory receptor 9I1, protein MTENNLTTITEFILMGFTDDRMLEIPLFLMFLIFYIITLLGNVGMIILIQMDMQLHTPMYFFLSHLSQLDACYASVVTPQILATLATGKTVISFGQCATQFFFFTTCAGTECFLLAVMAYDRYVAISNPLLYTVAMNPRICWSLVVGAYICGMSGAILRTACTFTLSFCDHNQINFFFCDLPPLLKLSCSDTTNTEIVIVFFGNFVILANALVILISYLFIIKAILKVKSPGGKAKTFSTCVSHLTAVALFFGTLIFMYLRSGSGKSLEEDKVVSVFYTVVIPMLNPLIYSLRNKDVKAAFRKITGKLQVFQSV, encoded by the coding sequence ATGACTGAGAATAATCTCACCACAATAACAGAGTTCATTCTCATGGGCTTCACGGACGACCGCATGTTGGAGATTCCCCTCTTCCTAATGTTTCTCATCTTCTATATCATCACCCTTCTGGGAAATGTGGGAATGATCATTCTGATCCAAATGGATATGCAactccacacccccatgtacttcttcctgagCCATCTCTCCCAGCTGGATGCCTGCTATGCCTCGGTGGTCACCCCTCAGATCCTGGCCACACTAGCCACTGGCAAGACGGTCATCTCCTTTGGCCAATGTGCTACCCAGTTCTTTTTCTTCACCACCTGTGCCGGCACAGAGTGTTTCCTGCTGGcagtgatggcctatgaccgctacgTCGCTATTAGCAACCCACTGCTCTACACTGTAGCCATGAATCCCAGAATCTGCTGGAGTTTGGTGGTGGGAGCCTATATCTGTGGGATGTCAGGGGCCATCCTGCGTACCGCATGCAccttcaccctctccttctgtgaCCACAATCAGATCAACTTCTTCTTCTGTGACCTCCCACCCCTACTAAAACTCAGCTGCAGTGACACGACAAACACTGAAATTGTCATTGTCTTCTTTGGCAACTTTGTGATCTTGGCCAATGCCTTGGTCATTCTGATATCCTACCTGTTCATCATCAAGGCCATTCTGAAGGTAAAGTCTCCAGGTGGCAAGGCCAAGACTTTCTCCACATGTGTCTCCCACCTCACTGCCGTGGCCCTTTTCTTTGGGACTCTCATCTTCATGTATCTTCGGAGTGGCTCAGGCAAGTCCTTGGAGGAAGACAAGGTCGTGTCTGTCTTCTACACTGTGGTCATTCCTATGCTAAACCCTCTGATCTATAGCCTAAGAAACAAGGATGTGAAAGCAGCCTTCAGAAAGATCACTGGTAAACTCCAGGTGTTCCAGAGTGTGTAG